From the genome of Candidatus Binataceae bacterium, one region includes:
- a CDS encoding PaaI family thioesterase: MTTAREHNRLKENSWVGELGIEVVSAEPGTVIGRIQVRPEFLAPNGFIHAAVLLSFADSLCGSGTVEALPQGATGHTTIELKANLLGTVRKGIVECRATLVHGGRTTQVWDATVIAEESGKTIALFRCTQLVLYPAVE, encoded by the coding sequence AACACAACCGCCTAAAGGAGAACAGCTGGGTCGGCGAGCTCGGGATCGAGGTCGTCAGCGCGGAGCCCGGCACCGTGATCGGGCGAATTCAGGTCCGGCCCGAGTTTCTGGCGCCCAATGGGTTTATTCACGCGGCGGTGCTGCTGAGCTTTGCGGACAGTCTCTGTGGATCGGGTACCGTCGAGGCGCTGCCTCAAGGCGCGACGGGACATACCACCATCGAGCTTAAGGCGAATCTTCTGGGCACGGTCCGCAAGGGAATCGTGGAATGCCGGGCGACGCTGGTACATGGCGGGCGTACTACCCAGGTGTGGGATGCGACGGTCATCGCCGAGGAGAGCGGAAAAACCATTGCCCTGTTCCGATGCACGCAACTGGTCTTGTATCCGGCGGTCGAATGA